A window of bacterium genomic DNA:
GTGGGGCCTGCCGATGTTCGACCTGCAGGACCCGGCCGGCGTCGTCCAGGAACTCAACGCCTGCCGCGACGCCAACCCGGAGCACTACATCCGCATCAACGCCTTCGACTCCACCAAGGGCTGGGAGACGGTGCGGCTGTCCTTCATCGTCCAGCGCCCGAGCACCGAGCCCGGCTTCCGCCTCAAGCGCGAGGAATGCGCCGGCCGCAACCTCCGCTACACGCTGGAGAGCTACGCGGTCGCGCGCCAGCCCGAGGGCCAGCGCTACCCGCGCT
This region includes:
- a CDS encoding ribulose bisphosphate carboxylase small subunit; translated protein: MRITQGAFSFLPDLTDAQIGKQVEYCLQQGWAVALEYTDDPHPRNTYWQMWGLPMFDLQDPAGVVQELNACRDANPEHYIRINAFDSTKGWETVRLSFIVQRPSTEPGFRLKREECAGRNLRYTLESYAVARQPEGQRYPR